One genomic window of Devosia salina includes the following:
- a CDS encoding feruloyl-CoA synthase — protein MNHQASPMRPVRLGTMSATAERRDDGAVVLRSTVPLGDYPRSIVDALEAWAQKTPDALLMADREGAGWRRLSFAQALDNIVPLAQALLDAGLSAERPLMILSGNEIEHFLLGMAAIWVGIPYAPISPAYSLISTDYGKLRHIAGLLTPGMVYASDGQKFAPAIEAVFGADVPLVVRSNPIGGRPVRLFDDLLETKVTPAVAEAHQAITPDTVAKVLFTSGSTGLPKGVITTNRMMACNQQMIRQALAFLTDEPPLLLDWMPWNHVAGGSHNVGIAIYNGGSFYIDDGQPTPARFARTLENLAMVQPTFFTNVPKAYELLVAALDDHPEARRNLFARLKLLQYAGAGLPQHVFEGLHRAALAETGERIMIITGYGSTETAPFASTTTWPVEEAGHVGLPASGIAFKLVPSGDKTELRLKGPNVTPGYWRDPQKTKEAFDEEGYYCIGDAVRFADPGDISRGLVFDGRVTEDFKLSTGTWVNFAAVRSGVIAACAPLIRDVVITGLDRNFIGAMIFPDLAACARHAGLPADAAADAILGHPSVRQKFVDSLAALSDKATGSSNHVARALLLAEPPDIDRGEVTDKGSINQRAVRTHRPELVESLYAEPAGPDILVFSRKGA, from the coding sequence ATGAACCATCAGGCGAGCCCGATGCGCCCGGTGCGGCTGGGCACCATGTCCGCGACGGCCGAGCGGCGCGATGACGGCGCTGTCGTCCTGCGCTCCACCGTGCCGCTGGGCGACTATCCGCGCTCCATCGTCGATGCCCTGGAAGCATGGGCCCAAAAAACCCCCGATGCCCTGCTGATGGCGGATCGCGAAGGGGCGGGCTGGCGGCGGCTGAGCTTTGCCCAGGCGCTGGACAATATTGTCCCGCTCGCCCAGGCGCTGCTCGATGCCGGTCTCTCCGCCGAGCGGCCATTGATGATCCTCTCGGGCAATGAGATCGAGCATTTCCTGCTCGGCATGGCGGCCATCTGGGTGGGCATTCCCTATGCCCCGATCTCGCCGGCCTATTCGCTGATCTCCACCGATTACGGCAAGCTCAGGCATATTGCGGGCCTCCTCACCCCCGGCATGGTCTATGCCAGCGACGGGCAGAAATTCGCGCCGGCGATCGAGGCGGTCTTCGGCGCCGATGTGCCGCTTGTGGTGCGCTCGAACCCCATCGGCGGGCGTCCTGTGCGGCTGTTCGATGACTTGCTGGAAACCAAGGTGACACCGGCCGTCGCGGAAGCGCATCAGGCCATCACCCCCGATACCGTGGCCAAGGTGCTGTTCACCTCCGGCTCGACCGGCCTGCCCAAGGGCGTGATCACCACCAACCGGATGATGGCCTGCAACCAGCAGATGATCCGCCAGGCGCTGGCCTTCCTCACCGACGAGCCGCCGTTGCTGCTCGACTGGATGCCCTGGAACCACGTGGCCGGCGGCAGCCACAATGTCGGCATCGCCATCTATAATGGCGGCAGCTTCTATATCGACGACGGCCAGCCCACTCCGGCGCGCTTTGCCCGCACGCTCGAAAACCTGGCCATGGTGCAGCCGACCTTCTTCACCAATGTGCCCAAGGCCTATGAATTGCTGGTGGCGGCGCTGGACGATCACCCCGAGGCCAGGCGCAACCTCTTTGCCCGCCTCAAGCTGCTGCAATATGCCGGCGCCGGCCTGCCCCAGCATGTCTTCGAGGGACTGCACCGGGCGGCGCTGGCCGAGACCGGCGAGCGCATCATGATCATCACCGGCTATGGCTCCACCGAAACGGCGCCCTTTGCCTCCACCACCACCTGGCCGGTGGAGGAAGCGGGTCACGTCGGTCTGCCGGCCTCCGGCATCGCCTTCAAGCTGGTGCCGAGCGGCGACAAGACCGAATTGCGGCTCAAGGGGCCCAATGTCACCCCGGGCTATTGGCGCGACCCGCAAAAGACAAAGGAAGCCTTCGACGAGGAAGGCTATTACTGCATTGGCGATGCCGTGCGCTTTGCCGATCCCGGGGATATCTCCCGGGGCCTGGTCTTTGACGGCCGCGTCACCGAGGATTTCAAGCTCTCCACCGGCACCTGGGTCAATTTCGCCGCCGTGCGGTCCGGGGTCATCGCGGCCTGCGCGCCGCTGATCCGCGACGTGGTCATCACCGGCCTCGACCGCAATTTCATCGGCGCCATGATCTTCCCCGACCTTGCCGCCTGCGCCCGCCATGCCGGCCTGCCGGCCGACGCGGCCGCCGACGCCATTCTGGGTCACCCCTCCGTGCGGCAGAAATTCGTGGACAGCCTGGCGGCGCTTTCGGACAAGGCCACCGGCAGCTCCAATCATGTGGCCCGCGCGCTGCTGCTGGCCGAGCCGCCCGATATCGACCGGGGCGAGGTGACCGACAAGGGCTCGATCAACCAGCGGGCGGTGCGCACGCACCGGCCGGAACTGGTCGAAAGCCTCTATGCCGAACCAGCCGGCCCCGACATTCTCGTTTTCTCCCGGAAAGGTGCCTGA
- a CDS encoding thiolase family protein, protein MSKGLRLTFDDAYLLGGARTPFVDYRGALSEISPIDLGIKAARAAIERTGVKAADIGHTIAGSMAQASFDAYVTPRHIGLYAGAPIEAPAHLVQRICGTGIEVIAQAADSVSLGRVDLALGAGCESMSRNPIAAYTHRNGFAMGKVEFKDFLWEALYDPAGCVNMGDTAENLAKQYNIDRERVDRFAERSFNRAIAARDAGILAEEIVPVTSETFEIETLDKRGIKLPRGVESVDTDSHIRPSPYEVLAKLRPAFGGVQTGGNSSAIVDGAGAVLVASSAYARANGHKPLARILASAAVGVPPQIMGIGPAPAIRGVLEVAGMRLDQIGRIEINEAFGAQILACVDELGLDEDKLNVNGGAIAIGHPLGVTGIRLGLTLANELKRSGERYGIASACIGGGQGIAMLIENPEAA, encoded by the coding sequence ATGAGCAAAGGCCTCCGCCTCACCTTCGACGACGCTTACCTGCTCGGCGGCGCCCGCACCCCCTTTGTGGATTATCGTGGTGCGCTGAGCGAGATTTCGCCCATTGACCTGGGCATCAAGGCGGCCCGCGCGGCCATCGAGCGCACCGGCGTCAAGGCCGCCGATATCGGCCATACCATTGCCGGCTCCATGGCCCAGGCCTCGTTCGACGCCTATGTCACCCCGCGCCATATCGGCCTCTATGCCGGCGCGCCGATCGAAGCGCCCGCCCATCTGGTGCAGCGCATCTGCGGCACCGGCATCGAGGTGATCGCCCAGGCGGCCGATTCGGTGTCGCTGGGCCGTGTCGATCTGGCCTTGGGCGCGGGCTGTGAATCGATGAGCCGCAATCCGATTGCCGCCTATACCCACCGCAATGGCTTTGCCATGGGCAAGGTGGAGTTCAAGGACTTCCTCTGGGAAGCGCTCTACGACCCGGCTGGTTGCGTCAATATGGGCGACACCGCCGAGAACCTCGCCAAGCAGTACAATATCGACCGCGAGCGCGTGGACCGCTTTGCCGAACGCAGCTTCAACCGCGCTATCGCCGCCCGCGATGCCGGAATCCTGGCCGAGGAAATCGTGCCGGTGACCAGCGAGACCTTCGAGATCGAAACCCTCGACAAACGCGGCATCAAGCTGCCGCGCGGGGTCGAGAGCGTCGACACGGATTCGCACATCCGCCCCTCGCCCTATGAGGTGCTGGCCAAGCTGCGCCCCGCCTTTGGCGGCGTGCAGACCGGCGGCAATTCTTCGGCCATTGTCGACGGGGCAGGGGCGGTGCTGGTGGCCTCCTCGGCCTATGCCAGGGCAAACGGCCATAAGCCGCTGGCCCGCATTCTTGCCAGCGCTGCTGTCGGCGTGCCGCCGCAGATCATGGGCATCGGCCCGGCCCCGGCCATTCGCGGCGTGCTCGAGGTGGCCGGGATGCGGCTCGACCAGATCGGCCGCATCGAGATCAACGAGGCCTTTGGCGCCCAGATCCTGGCCTGCGTCGACGAATTGGGGCTCGACGAGGACAAGCTCAACGTCAATGGCGGCGCCATTGCCATCGGCCACCCGCTGGGCGTGACAGGCATTCGCCTCGGGCTGACATTGGCCAATGAATTGAAGCGCTCCGGAGAACGCTACGGCATTGCCTCGGCCTGTATCGGCGGCGGGCAGGGCATTGCCATGCTGATCGAAAACCCGGAGGCCGCTTGA
- a CDS encoding SDR family NAD(P)-dependent oxidoreductase — protein MNISGRIAFVTGGASGLGAATARTLASAGAKVGLFDRDAAKGEAIAAELGGKFFAVDVSDASSAEAAVSAAVAALGAPSVLVNCAGIGTAGRIVGRDGPMALDAFTRVINVNLVGSFNMMRLCAHAMSLGEPDQNGQRGVVISTASVAAYEGQIGQAAYAASKGGIVSLTLPAAREFARFGIRVLAIAPGLFLTPLLEGLPPETQDGLAAAIPNPARLGRPDEFAALVRSMVENDYLNGEVVRLDGALRMQPK, from the coding sequence ATGAATATTTCCGGCAGGATCGCCTTCGTCACTGGCGGCGCGTCGGGTCTGGGCGCTGCCACGGCGCGCACCCTCGCTTCGGCAGGCGCAAAGGTCGGCCTTTTCGACCGCGACGCGGCCAAGGGCGAAGCCATTGCCGCCGAACTGGGCGGCAAGTTCTTCGCCGTCGACGTCTCTGACGCATCGAGCGCCGAAGCGGCTGTCAGCGCTGCCGTCGCTGCGCTCGGCGCCCCTTCGGTCCTGGTCAACTGCGCCGGCATCGGCACGGCGGGCCGCATCGTCGGTCGCGACGGGCCGATGGCACTCGATGCATTTACCCGCGTCATCAATGTCAACCTGGTGGGCAGCTTCAACATGATGCGGCTCTGCGCCCACGCCATGTCGCTGGGCGAGCCGGACCAAAACGGCCAGCGTGGCGTGGTCATCTCCACCGCCTCGGTCGCCGCCTATGAGGGCCAGATCGGCCAGGCGGCCTATGCGGCATCCAAGGGCGGCATCGTCTCGCTGACCCTGCCGGCGGCACGGGAATTTGCCCGCTTCGGCATTCGCGTCCTGGCCATCGCGCCGGGCCTGTTCCTGACCCCGCTGCTCGAAGGCCTGCCGCCCGAAACCCAGGATGGTCTGGCCGCCGCCATTCCCAATCCCGCCCGCCTTGGCCGGCCCGACGAGTTTGCGGCGCTGGTCAGATCCATGGTGGAAAACGACTATCTCAACGGCGAAGTGGTGCGGCTCGACGGCGCCCTGCGCATGCAGCCCAAATAG
- a CDS encoding acyl-CoA thioesterase, with translation MFTNTTRVEIQFGDCDPAGIVYYPNYFRFFDNATAAMLSAAFAMHKRNWLAHYGIAGIPMVDTGARFIRPSSFGDVVEIRSEITELGRSSFAVKHSLYKDGELAIEAHEKRVWVVRGEDGSIRSAPLPDEVRTLLSQSA, from the coding sequence ATGTTCACCAATACCACGCGGGTGGAAATCCAGTTCGGCGACTGCGATCCGGCCGGCATCGTCTATTATCCCAATTATTTCCGCTTCTTCGACAATGCCACGGCGGCCATGCTGTCGGCGGCCTTTGCCATGCACAAGCGCAACTGGCTGGCCCATTACGGCATTGCCGGCATCCCCATGGTCGATACCGGCGCCCGCTTCATCCGGCCGTCGAGCTTCGGCGATGTGGTCGAGATCAGGAGCGAGATCACCGAGCTGGGTCGCTCCAGCTTTGCGGTGAAACACAGCCTCTATAAGGATGGCGAGCTGGCCATCGAGGCCCATGAAAAGCGCGTCTGGGTCGTGCGCGGCGAGGATGGTTCCATCCGTTCGGCGCCGCTGCCCGATGAAGTCCGAACCCTGTTGAGCCAGAGCGCATGA
- a CDS encoding crotonase/enoyl-CoA hydratase family protein, whose product MTSPKEKTMTSEQVLTITETGTICHVQLNRPDKRNALNDDLIAALDAFFAAVPPATRAIVMSGNGGHFSSGLDLSQHVARQPLEVMAHSRNWHRVMAVIANSTIPVIAAMNGAVMGGGLELAATCHVRVAEETVRFQMPEGLRGIFVGGGGSVRISRLIGPDRMTEMMLTGRTYSGVEGERLGLAHHVVPEGQALDKAFELAGRIAKNSPTINGFIIQAIAQIGTMPPEAGLYAESLTAALSQTGPDAEEGLKAFLEKRAPVFR is encoded by the coding sequence ATGACCAGCCCGAAGGAAAAGACGATGACAAGCGAGCAGGTGCTCACCATCACCGAAACGGGCACGATCTGCCATGTGCAGCTCAATCGCCCGGACAAGCGCAATGCGCTCAATGACGATCTGATTGCCGCGCTCGACGCCTTCTTTGCAGCGGTGCCACCGGCAACGCGTGCCATCGTCATGTCCGGCAATGGCGGGCATTTCTCCTCCGGGCTCGATCTCTCCCAGCATGTGGCGCGCCAGCCGCTCGAGGTCATGGCCCATTCGCGCAACTGGCACCGGGTGATGGCGGTGATCGCCAATTCGACCATACCGGTGATCGCCGCCATGAATGGCGCGGTGATGGGCGGGGGGCTGGAACTCGCCGCCACCTGCCATGTGCGCGTCGCCGAGGAGACGGTGCGCTTCCAGATGCCCGAGGGCCTGCGCGGCATCTTTGTCGGCGGCGGCGGCTCGGTGCGCATCTCGCGCCTGATCGGTCCCGACCGAATGACCGAGATGATGCTGACCGGCCGCACCTATTCGGGCGTCGAGGGCGAGCGTCTGGGCCTCGCCCATCACGTCGTGCCCGAGGGGCAGGCCCTGGACAAGGCCTTCGAGCTGGCCGGGCGCATCGCGAAAAATTCGCCCACCATCAACGGCTTCATCATCCAGGCCATCGCCCAGATCGGCACCATGCCGCCCGAGGCCGGCCTTTATGCCGAAAGCCTGACGGCGGCCTTGAGCCAGACCGGTCCGGATGCCGAGGAGGGGCTGAAAGCGTTCCTCGAAAAACGCGCCCCGGTCTTTCGTTGA
- a CDS encoding MarR family winged helix-turn-helix transcriptional regulator has translation MNQSAKTFPPPPSAESDDALRTETTTGAIGYRLRRAQLSVFQKFLAFFDEFKLRPAEYSVLVLIDDNPGRKQTEIAEVLGIKRANFVTLVHGLEERGLVERIPSAQDKRANALHLTEAGRAFLATAQARHARLEEETVQRLGGPAARAQLLELLDRLI, from the coding sequence ATGAACCAATCCGCCAAGACTTTTCCACCCCCGCCCTCCGCCGAATCCGACGATGCCCTGCGCACCGAGACCACGACGGGCGCCATCGGCTACCGCCTGCGGCGGGCCCAGCTCAGCGTCTTCCAGAAATTCCTCGCCTTTTTCGACGAGTTCAAGCTCAGGCCCGCAGAATACTCGGTCCTGGTGCTGATCGATGACAATCCGGGCCGCAAGCAGACCGAAATCGCCGAGGTCCTCGGCATCAAGCGCGCCAATTTCGTCACCCTGGTGCATGGGCTGGAAGAGCGCGGGCTGGTCGAGCGCATCCCCTCGGCGCAGGACAAGCGCGCCAATGCGCTGCACCTGACCGAGGCGGGCCGGGCCTTCCTTGCCACGGCCCAGGCCCGGCATGCCCGGCTTGAAGAGGAAACTGTCCAGCGGCTGGGTGGACCGGCAGCCCGTGCGCAACTGCTGGAACTGCTCGATCGGCTGATCTGA
- a CDS encoding TRAP transporter small permease, producing MFRDESLLGRLIVGLAKWLAVAGGLVLMAMVAMIVVSIIGRALLSVGLKPITGDYELVSIGMGFAVFAFLPWAHLQRGHALVSLVTDSFGQTVNNWILVITDIMVLVASAFIAWRLYFGMMDKFAYKETTLLLRFPLGWAYAVGFVGAVAMVIVAIYVLGRSLSYALSGQAEPKRAGAEL from the coding sequence GTGTTTAGAGACGAGTCCCTGTTGGGGCGACTGATCGTGGGGCTGGCCAAATGGCTGGCCGTTGCCGGTGGCCTGGTCCTGATGGCCATGGTCGCGATGATTGTTGTCTCCATTATCGGCCGCGCCCTGCTTTCGGTCGGCCTCAAGCCCATCACCGGCGACTACGAGCTGGTCTCCATCGGCATGGGTTTTGCTGTCTTCGCCTTCCTGCCCTGGGCGCATCTGCAGCGCGGCCATGCGCTCGTGTCGCTGGTGACCGACAGCTTCGGCCAGACTGTCAATAACTGGATCCTTGTCATCACCGACATCATGGTGCTGGTCGCCTCGGCCTTTATCGCCTGGCGGCTCTATTTCGGCATGATGGACAAGTTCGCCTACAAGGAAACCACGCTGCTGCTGCGCTTTCCGCTGGGCTGGGCCTATGCGGTGGGCTTTGTCGGGGCGGTGGCGATGGTCATCGTGGCCATCTATGTCCTGGGCCGCTCGCTCAGCTATGCCCTGAGCGGACAAGCCGAACCCAAGCGCGCTGGAGCCGAACTATGA
- a CDS encoding TRAP transporter large permease — translation MTPLLLGFLGLPAVLILIFLRVPIGIAMLTIGVFGSWAVTGSFNPVSAQFKNLTYSTYASYSLSVVPLFLLMGQFATLGGLSSGLFNAAAAWLGHKRGGVAMAAIGASAGFGAICGSSLATAATMGQVALPELKKYGYSGALSTGAVAAGGTLGILIPPSIILVIFAVLTEQNIAKLFMGAFVPGILAAIGYIIVIAIYVRMVPGSGGVRERLPYSQRFRELGKTWPVLVVFLLVIGGIYAGIFTPTEAAAVGAAGTFIIALAARSLDRKTIVEACLATASSTAMIFLIVLGAAALNGFLAMSQVPQVMAAWVGEQGFNPWVVMVLVLVFYLVMGCVMDSLSMILLTVPIIYPMMSVLDFGLTPDEFGIWFGIIVLIVVEVGLITPPVGMNLFIINSMSPETRLSETYRGVLPFVASDMVRTAILVAFPPITLWLVWMLY, via the coding sequence ATGACCCCCTTGCTGCTCGGCTTCCTGGGCCTGCCGGCCGTCCTCATCCTGATCTTCCTGCGCGTGCCGATCGGCATTGCCATGCTCACCATCGGCGTGTTCGGCAGCTGGGCGGTGACCGGCAGCTTCAATCCCGTTTCCGCCCAGTTCAAGAACCTGACCTATTCCACCTACGCGTCCTATTCGCTTTCGGTGGTGCCGCTCTTCCTGCTGATGGGGCAGTTCGCCACGCTTGGCGGCCTGTCCTCGGGCCTGTTCAACGCGGCCGCGGCCTGGCTCGGTCACAAGCGGGGCGGGGTGGCCATGGCCGCCATCGGCGCCAGCGCCGGCTTTGGCGCCATTTGCGGTTCGTCCCTGGCGACGGCGGCCACCATGGGCCAGGTGGCGCTGCCGGAACTCAAGAAATACGGCTATTCCGGCGCCCTTTCGACCGGTGCAGTCGCCGCCGGCGGCACGCTGGGCATTCTCATTCCGCCCTCGATCATCCTCGTGATCTTTGCGGTGCTGACCGAGCAGAACATCGCCAAGCTGTTCATGGGCGCCTTCGTGCCCGGCATCCTGGCGGCCATCGGCTATATCATCGTCATCGCCATCTATGTGCGCATGGTGCCCGGTTCGGGCGGGGTGCGCGAGCGCCTGCCCTATAGCCAGCGGTTTCGCGAACTGGGCAAGACCTGGCCGGTGCTGGTGGTTTTCCTGCTGGTCATCGGCGGCATCTATGCCGGCATCTTCACCCCCACCGAGGCGGCCGCCGTGGGCGCTGCCGGCACCTTCATCATCGCGCTGGCAGCGCGCAGCCTTGATCGCAAGACCATCGTCGAGGCGTGCCTGGCCACGGCCAGTTCCACCGCCATGATTTTCCTGATCGTGCTGGGCGCGGCCGCGCTCAACGGCTTCCTTGCGATGTCGCAGGTGCCCCAGGTCATGGCGGCCTGGGTGGGCGAACAGGGCTTCAATCCCTGGGTCGTGATGGTGCTGGTGCTGGTCTTCTACCTGGTCATGGGCTGCGTGATGGATTCGCTCTCGATGATCCTGCTGACCGTGCCGATCATCTATCCGATGATGTCGGTGCTCGATTTCGGCCTGACGCCGGACGAGTTCGGCATCTGGTTCGGCATCATCGTGCTGATCGTGGTGGAGGTGGGGCTGATCACCCCGCCGGTGGGGATGAACCTGTTCATCATCAACTCCATGTCGCCCGAGACGCGCCTGTCCGAAACCTATCGCGGCGTGCTGCCCTTCGTGGCCAGCGACATGGTCCGCACTGCAATTCTGGTCGCCTTTCCGCCCATTACGCTGTGGCTGGTGTGGATGCTGTACTAG
- a CDS encoding TRAP transporter substrate-binding protein: MMKTKMLVLGALAALAMSTSAFAQEVTLRIHQMLPAQATIPAQAIEPWAAKVADESGGRIKFELYPAMQLGGAPPELYDQAKDGVVDIIWTVLGYTPGRFPKSEVFELPFMVPNGEVGSAAFYNYVMANSADEFAGVHVIALHTHGPGLFHSKNPITSLEDLKGMKVRGGSRIISDMLANLGAEPIGMPVPQVTEALSKGVIDATTIPWEVTPSLRVAELVRNHTGFTSQNGLYTQTFGFVMNMDSYNNLPDDLKAIIDANSGLETSRQFGRVMDNGDATGLAIAVNAGNNVVQLDEAETQRWIDAAQPTIDKWFADMEAQGIDGRALYEAAKAAVAAEM; encoded by the coding sequence ATGATGAAGACCAAGATGCTGGTACTGGGGGCGCTGGCCGCGCTCGCCATGTCCACAAGTGCCTTTGCCCAGGAAGTGACCCTGCGCATTCACCAGATGCTGCCGGCCCAGGCCACCATTCCGGCCCAGGCCATCGAGCCCTGGGCGGCCAAGGTGGCCGACGAATCCGGTGGGCGCATCAAGTTCGAGCTCTACCCGGCCATGCAGCTCGGTGGCGCGCCGCCGGAGCTTTATGACCAGGCCAAGGACGGCGTGGTGGACATCATCTGGACCGTGCTCGGCTATACCCCGGGCCGCTTCCCCAAGTCGGAAGTGTTCGAACTGCCCTTCATGGTTCCCAATGGCGAGGTCGGCTCTGCCGCCTTCTACAATTACGTCATGGCCAATTCGGCCGACGAATTTGCCGGCGTGCATGTCATTGCCCTGCACACCCATGGCCCCGGGCTCTTCCACTCCAAGAACCCGATCACCAGCCTTGAAGACCTCAAGGGCATGAAGGTGCGCGGTGGTTCGCGCATCATTTCGGACATGCTGGCCAATCTCGGCGCCGAGCCGATCGGCATGCCCGTGCCGCAGGTGACCGAAGCCCTCTCCAAGGGCGTGATCGATGCCACCACCATTCCCTGGGAAGTGACGCCCTCGCTGCGCGTGGCCGAACTGGTGCGCAACCACACCGGCTTCACCAGCCAGAACGGTCTTTATACCCAGACCTTCGGCTTCGTGATGAACATGGACAGCTACAACAACCTGCCCGACGACCTGAAGGCGATCATCGACGCCAATTCCGGCCTCGAGACCTCGCGCCAGTTCGGCCGCGTCATGGACAATGGCGATGCCACCGGCCTCGCCATCGCCGTCAATGCCGGCAACAATGTCGTCCAGCTCGACGAAGCCGAGACGCAGCGCTGGATCGATGCGGCCCAGCCGACCATCGACAAGTGGTTCGCCGACATGGAAGCCCAGGGCATCGATGGCCGGGCGCTCTATGAGGCCGCCAAGGCCGCCGTCGCCGCCGAGATGTAA
- the pobA gene encoding 4-hydroxybenzoate 3-monooxygenase → MRTQVAIIGAGPAGLMLGRLLDLNGIDNVILERKSADYVLGRIRAGVLEQGSVDLMERAQVAQRLHSEGLVHHGTDLSFDGDHLRIDFTGLVGRSVTVYGQTEVTRDLMDARQGETIYEADNVELHDLDGKPWVSWVKDGVTHRLDCDYIAGCDGYHGVSRASVPAEALTTFERIYPFGWLGVLVDQPPVAHELIYAHHARGFALCSQRSMTRSRYYVQVPLEEKVENWSDERFWDELRRRLSAETAEALQTGPSIEKSIAPLRSFVAEPLRFGALFLAGDAAHIVPPTGAKGLNLAMSDVGMLADAFIELYGERSKVGIDLYSAKALSRIWKAERFSWWMTSLLHTFPENGPFGRRIQRAEFDYLAGSRAAQQVLAENYVGLPN, encoded by the coding sequence ATGCGTACTCAGGTCGCCATTATCGGGGCGGGCCCCGCCGGGCTCATGCTCGGCCGGCTGCTCGATCTCAATGGCATCGACAATGTCATTCTCGAGCGCAAGAGCGCCGACTATGTGCTCGGGCGGATTCGCGCCGGCGTCTTGGAACAGGGTTCCGTCGATCTGATGGAGCGGGCGCAGGTCGCCCAGCGCCTGCACAGCGAGGGCCTGGTGCATCATGGCACTGACCTGTCCTTCGATGGCGATCATTTGCGCATCGATTTCACCGGCCTGGTGGGCCGCAGCGTCACCGTCTATGGCCAGACCGAGGTGACGCGGGACCTGATGGATGCGCGACAGGGCGAAACCATCTACGAGGCCGATAATGTCGAACTGCATGACCTGGACGGAAAGCCCTGGGTCAGCTGGGTCAAGGATGGGGTCACCCATCGGCTGGACTGCGACTACATTGCCGGCTGCGACGGCTATCATGGCGTCAGCCGTGCCAGCGTGCCGGCCGAGGCGCTGACCACATTCGAGCGTATCTACCCCTTCGGCTGGCTGGGCGTGCTGGTCGATCAGCCGCCGGTGGCCCATGAACTGATCTATGCCCATCACGCGCGCGGCTTTGCCCTCTGCTCGCAGCGCTCGATGACCCGCAGCCGCTATTATGTGCAGGTGCCGCTCGAGGAAAAGGTCGAGAACTGGAGCGACGAGCGCTTCTGGGACGAATTGCGCCGGCGCCTCAGCGCCGAGACGGCCGAAGCCCTGCAAACCGGGCCGTCGATCGAGAAATCCATCGCGCCGCTGCGCAGCTTCGTGGCCGAGCCGCTGCGCTTCGGCGCGCTGTTCCTGGCGGGCGACGCCGCCCATATCGTGCCGCCCACCGGCGCCAAGGGCCTGAACCTGGCGATGAGCGATGTGGGCATGCTCGCCGACGCCTTCATCGAGCTCTATGGCGAGCGCTCCAAGGTTGGCATCGATCTCTATTCGGCCAAGGCCCTGAGCCGCATCTGGAAGGCCGAGCGCTTCTCCTGGTGGATGACGAGCCTCCTCCACACCTTCCCGGAAAACGGCCCGTTCGGCCGCCGCATCCAGCGCGCCGAATTCGACTATCTCGCCGGCTCGCGCGCCGCCCAGCAGGTGCTGGCGGAGAACTATGTGGGCCTGCCGAACTAG
- a CDS encoding helix-turn-helix domain-containing protein, producing the protein MDRARNLLHYPNMNEIPTYALYGETGGEHRQDWLHWETIQARSRLHDYRIAAHRHEQFFQLLYLTAGRAEMMLDGEARTLLPESVAVVPAGIVHGYQFSADVRGLVVTLMQHDVEGLGLARPGAMVIRGECQDIALALARLTAEADRPRASHDVAMRAHLALLLVALERAHPAASPAPDSGRAGHLVTAFRDLVEQRYRQSRRVADYAGAIGISHTHLNRLCRQVLGRSALAVIEQRVALEARRQLLFSNLPIKQIGAELGYEDPAYFSRFVTRMFGMAPAALREKMRKR; encoded by the coding sequence ATGGACAGGGCGCGCAATCTCTTGCACTATCCGAACATGAACGAAATCCCGACCTATGCCCTTTACGGCGAAACGGGGGGCGAACACAGGCAGGACTGGCTGCACTGGGAAACCATCCAGGCGCGCAGCCGCCTGCACGATTATCGCATTGCCGCGCACCGCCACGAGCAGTTCTTCCAGCTCCTCTATCTCACCGCGGGACGGGCCGAGATGATGCTCGACGGCGAGGCCCGGACCCTGTTGCCCGAAAGTGTTGCCGTGGTGCCGGCAGGGATCGTGCATGGCTATCAGTTCAGTGCCGATGTGCGCGGCCTGGTGGTGACGCTGATGCAGCACGATGTGGAGGGGCTGGGGCTGGCGCGGCCCGGGGCCATGGTGATCCGCGGCGAGTGCCAGGATATCGCCCTGGCACTGGCGCGGCTGACGGCCGAGGCGGATCGGCCCCGCGCCAGCCATGATGTGGCCATGCGCGCCCATCTCGCACTTCTGCTGGTGGCGCTGGAGCGTGCCCATCCGGCCGCCTCACCCGCGCCAGACAGCGGCCGTGCCGGCCACCTGGTCACCGCGTTTCGCGATCTCGTCGAGCAGCGCTACCGGCAGAGCCGGCGGGTGGCCGACTATGCCGGGGCCATCGGTATCAGCCACACCCATCTCAACCGGCTGTGCCGGCAGGTGCTGGGCCGCTCGGCCCTGGCCGTGATCGAGCAGCGCGTGGCGCTCGAGGCACGCCGGCAATTGCTGTTCTCGAACCTGCCGATCAAGCAGATCGGCGCCGAGCTCGGTTACGAGGATCCGGCCTATTTCTCCCGCTTCGTCACCCGCATGTTCGGCATGGCCCCCGCGGCGCTGCGCGAGAAGATGCGCAAGAGGTGA